A genomic segment from Legionella micdadei encodes:
- a CDS encoding site-2 protease family protein, which produces MDLNKKDEGLYLFKLFGFEIRLDWTWFFLAILITWTLADGYFPIKYPGYSVGYYWIMGFIGSIGLFLSIILHELCHSLVGRLYGIPFTGIKLFIFGGVAKMGAEPPSPKAEFLMAGAGPLLSIGLGVVFYALSRIGIAMNWPILLTGVIHYLGIINFVVAVFNLLPGFPLDGGRILRSILWWWSNNLKWATRIASQGGTWLGFSMIFLGIIQLIQGGLIGGLWMILIGFFLQSISKMSYQELFIKEIFRGDSIKKYVKKDPIYVASDLTLQELVEDYFYRYYHKLYPVMQNGELVGSISFDTVSETEREKWPEIRVMQVMSECSEKNMVDVETDVAKVLEIMRSHMTKRLIVTQEGKLYGIITLKDLMDVIFIKRVLRG; this is translated from the coding sequence ATGGACTTGAATAAAAAGGATGAAGGACTTTACCTGTTCAAGCTATTTGGTTTTGAAATAAGGTTGGATTGGACATGGTTTTTTTTGGCCATTCTTATCACTTGGACATTAGCTGATGGGTATTTTCCCATAAAATACCCAGGCTATAGTGTAGGGTACTATTGGATTATGGGCTTTATTGGTTCAATAGGGCTTTTTTTGTCGATTATATTGCATGAATTGTGTCACTCTTTAGTCGGGCGGTTATATGGGATCCCTTTTACAGGAATTAAGCTTTTTATTTTCGGTGGGGTAGCGAAGATGGGGGCTGAGCCACCAAGCCCTAAGGCAGAATTCTTAATGGCTGGGGCTGGTCCATTGCTTAGTATCGGTTTAGGGGTAGTTTTCTATGCCCTTTCTCGAATTGGTATTGCAATGAATTGGCCTATCTTACTCACCGGTGTAATACACTACCTAGGCATAATCAATTTTGTTGTAGCAGTTTTTAATTTGTTGCCTGGTTTTCCGTTAGATGGCGGACGAATACTTCGTTCAATTTTGTGGTGGTGGTCTAACAATTTAAAATGGGCGACACGAATTGCTTCCCAGGGTGGAACTTGGCTTGGTTTTAGTATGATTTTTTTAGGGATTATCCAACTTATTCAAGGGGGTCTAATCGGTGGTTTATGGATGATATTAATTGGGTTTTTTCTGCAGTCTATTTCTAAGATGTCTTATCAAGAACTCTTTATCAAAGAAATATTCCGCGGAGACTCTATAAAAAAATACGTCAAAAAAGACCCAATTTATGTCGCATCTGATTTAACGCTTCAAGAGTTAGTAGAAGATTATTTCTATCGTTACTACCACAAACTCTATCCAGTCATGCAAAATGGTGAATTAGTAGGAAGTATTTCTTTTGATACAGTAAGCGAAACAGAAAGAGAAAAGTGGCCAGAAATTCGTGTCATGCAAGTTATGTCCGAATGCTCAGAAAAAAATATGGTCGATGTTGAAACCGATGTTGCAAAAGTCCTAGAAATCATGCGATCTCACATGACCAAACGTTTGATCGTTACCCAAGAGGGTAAGCTTTACGGAATAATTACGCTTAAAGATTTAATGGATGTCATTTTTATCAAACGCGTACTTCGAGGGTAA
- a CDS encoding GNAT family N-acetyltransferase produces the protein MNNKLNYSIRAATIQDAHAIAETHIRSWQGMYKEFIPESILNNLSIEERTQQWQELILQGVKVLVLEVEDKVVGFASVCRFRNAHAEDSSGEISAIYLDPHYWRMGLGTKLCTAAISELESQGYKKIFLWVLEGNTQARKFYESLNFKATNTTKLEEFYEGGALLTEILYWK, from the coding sequence ATGAATAACAAATTAAACTATTCTATCAGAGCGGCAACCATACAAGACGCTCATGCAATTGCCGAAACGCATATACGTTCTTGGCAAGGCATGTATAAAGAATTTATTCCCGAGTCGATATTAAACAATTTATCCATAGAAGAAAGAACTCAACAGTGGCAAGAACTGATCTTGCAAGGAGTAAAAGTATTAGTCCTTGAAGTTGAGGACAAAGTGGTTGGTTTTGCGAGCGTTTGCCGCTTCCGAAATGCACATGCAGAAGATTCATCAGGGGAAATAAGTGCTATTTACTTAGATCCCCATTATTGGCGCATGGGATTAGGAACTAAACTCTGCACAGCTGCTATTTCAGAACTTGAATCACAAGGATATAAAAAAATATTCCTTTGGGTTTTAGAAGGCAATACGCAAGCCCGTAAATTCTACGAATCACTGAACTTTAAGGCCACAAACACCACGAAATTGGAGGAGTTTTATGAAGGAGGAGCTCTACTAACAGAGATCCTTTATTGGAAATGA
- a CDS encoding DUF2975 domain-containing protein: MQKIKSVSHVLSQFFRGLCWLLPLIMSYFTLFHLEGALNIGVFSQVISSEKVQNAGYFSLTHRLFILLIEFLPLSITVLICHKLANLFRLYERGYLFEEENISLIKHVAIFMLIGQLIQLVYQPLITAALTLNNPAGERFASITLGTTNASTIITAIIMLVASWIIKEAQQLNVDSKLTI; the protein is encoded by the coding sequence ATGCAAAAAATTAAATCCGTAAGCCACGTCCTTTCCCAATTTTTTCGAGGACTCTGCTGGCTACTGCCGCTTATCATGTCCTATTTCACTTTGTTTCATCTCGAAGGCGCATTGAATATAGGCGTTTTCTCCCAAGTGATTTCATCTGAAAAAGTTCAAAATGCAGGTTATTTCTCACTCACCCACCGCCTTTTTATTTTATTAATCGAATTTTTACCTTTATCCATAACGGTATTGATTTGCCATAAGTTAGCCAATTTATTTCGCTTGTATGAACGAGGCTATTTATTTGAAGAGGAAAATATAAGTCTAATTAAGCATGTGGCAATTTTTATGCTTATCGGCCAACTGATTCAATTGGTCTATCAGCCGCTAATCACCGCGGCATTGACCCTCAATAATCCCGCTGGTGAGCGATTTGCAAGCATAACCTTAGGCACTACCAATGCATCTACCATCATCACTGCGATTATCATGTTAGTAGCTTCCTGGATTATCAAGGAAGCTCAGCAATTAAACGTGGATTCCAAATTAACCATTTGA
- a CDS encoding DUF885 domain-containing protein, whose protein sequence is MINKFYKIAADYEKSLFDYSPELGLFWGKSDVAQDRFTDYSIEATEKWQQQEDHFLNALSQLDEAALKKTPVYSTYLLLKETLENKKASRICKEELWDVNPAWGWHVKMAIVAEKQPIGTIENRRLALKRWQTFDRVVDDQITNLKKGLALRYSAPKPAIERVLAQLKIMLNSGVEESPFFNFAKQDNNPVFKQEIASIIGTVINPSLIKYINYLENEYLPLARKVLGVSALPAGAQCYQAKIKQETTLSKSPEEIHQLGLQYIQKLSQEIGDIGLKQYGTSDITHVFQQAQLDPENYFSSEKELLDYNFAALERAKSKLANWFDTVPKTEGTIKPYPEYRAKTGASGEYHPPSEDGTEPGIFYINTFEPQKRNRIDQEATLFHELIPGHHFQIALTYENKSLPSLNKYLWNSGYGEGWALYVERLADEMGLYQDDISRLGMLSNEILRAARLVVDTGLHTMGWSREKAIQFLVDHTSLSKNIIEAEVDRYIMLPGQATAYMLGKAEIEDLRALAKKQLKDRFDIREFHNQVLQNGSLSLPVLRVVIENWLREYDRQHPGN, encoded by the coding sequence ATGATAAATAAATTTTATAAAATTGCAGCTGATTATGAAAAAAGCTTATTTGATTATTCACCCGAACTCGGGCTTTTTTGGGGGAAATCAGATGTAGCTCAGGATAGATTTACCGATTACTCCATTGAGGCCACTGAGAAATGGCAACAGCAAGAAGATCATTTCCTTAATGCCTTATCCCAATTGGACGAGGCAGCACTTAAAAAAACCCCAGTGTATAGCACTTATTTGCTTTTAAAAGAAACATTAGAAAATAAAAAAGCGAGCCGAATTTGTAAAGAAGAGCTTTGGGATGTTAATCCAGCGTGGGGATGGCATGTGAAAATGGCTATCGTTGCTGAAAAACAGCCAATAGGCACCATTGAAAACAGACGTTTGGCACTAAAACGCTGGCAAACATTTGACCGGGTGGTGGATGATCAAATCACCAATTTAAAAAAGGGTCTTGCGCTTAGGTATAGTGCGCCTAAACCTGCTATTGAAAGAGTACTAGCTCAACTTAAAATAATGTTGAATAGCGGGGTCGAAGAATCGCCTTTTTTTAATTTCGCCAAACAAGATAATAACCCTGTTTTTAAACAAGAAATCGCCAGCATCATTGGCACCGTGATCAACCCCTCACTCATTAAATACATCAATTACCTAGAGAACGAATACCTACCTTTAGCAAGGAAAGTGCTCGGTGTTTCAGCTTTACCCGCAGGAGCCCAGTGTTATCAAGCGAAAATAAAACAAGAAACCACTCTCTCTAAATCCCCTGAAGAAATTCATCAACTTGGCCTGCAATACATACAAAAATTGTCTCAGGAAATCGGCGACATTGGGTTAAAACAATACGGTACTTCTGACATTACCCATGTTTTTCAGCAAGCGCAACTTGATCCCGAAAATTATTTTTCCTCGGAAAAAGAACTTCTAGATTATAATTTTGCCGCACTTGAGAGGGCAAAATCGAAGTTAGCGAATTGGTTTGATACCGTTCCCAAAACAGAAGGAACAATCAAACCCTATCCAGAGTATCGAGCCAAAACAGGCGCTTCAGGAGAATACCACCCACCCAGTGAAGACGGCACAGAACCGGGTATCTTTTATATTAATACCTTTGAACCCCAGAAACGCAATCGTATCGACCAAGAAGCCACTTTATTTCATGAATTAATCCCAGGCCATCATTTTCAGATAGCCTTAACTTACGAGAATAAATCCCTTCCGAGCCTAAACAAATACTTGTGGAATTCAGGTTATGGCGAGGGCTGGGCATTGTACGTGGAGCGGCTCGCTGACGAGATGGGGTTGTATCAGGACGACATTTCCAGACTAGGCATGTTATCAAATGAAATTTTAAGAGCTGCACGCTTAGTTGTTGATACCGGCCTGCACACGATGGGATGGTCGCGGGAAAAAGCGATACAATTTTTAGTTGATCACACGTCGCTTAGTAAAAATATTATTGAAGCGGAAGTCGATCGTTATATCATGCTGCCCGGGCAAGCCACAGCTTATATGCTTGGTAAAGCTGAAATCGAGGATTTACGTGCTTTAGCAAAAAAACAGCTCAAAGATCGGTTTGATATACGCGAATTTCATAATCAAGTCTTACAAAACGGCTCACTGAGTTTGCCAGTGCTGAGAGTAGTGATTGAGAACTGGTTGCGGGAATACGATCGACAGCATCCGGGAAATTAG
- a CDS encoding efflux RND transporter periplasmic adaptor subunit, protein MSRERLATFQYWPHVITLVIIALAFAGYRYFAYYFTYSNDAYVSANIVNMASIVSGPITEIYVCENQKVAKGQKLIEIDPRPYKYAMDKAAADLNIAKINYQNEKYAITVAAEKLKQSQDLLNLSKDHFVRFQKLQAKGDIAFIRLIDLESRLKEQEAGVVAALQELKIAQQNLDINKVLAAEAIYKKARYMYEHTTVLAPADGYITNFNLRRGQYIKIGEGLFTLIETSRWWVVTRYRETAIRLIKPGDKARITIDMYPGKVFHGHVQSIGWGINRVQAGDVAPSTLPYLEATEDWIKIAQRFPVRIYIDDLSAEYPLRIGASAKTLTYR, encoded by the coding sequence ATGAGTCGAGAACGTTTAGCGACGTTTCAATATTGGCCCCACGTCATTACGCTTGTAATCATCGCTCTAGCTTTTGCTGGCTACCGCTATTTTGCGTATTATTTTACCTACTCAAACGATGCTTATGTGTCAGCTAATATCGTTAATATGGCTTCCATTGTTTCAGGGCCTATCACCGAAATTTACGTTTGTGAAAATCAAAAAGTAGCAAAAGGGCAAAAGCTAATTGAAATCGATCCTCGACCCTATAAGTATGCAATGGACAAGGCTGCAGCGGATCTAAACATTGCTAAGATCAATTATCAAAATGAAAAATATGCAATCACGGTTGCAGCGGAAAAACTGAAACAAAGCCAAGATCTTTTAAATTTAAGCAAGGATCATTTCGTACGATTTCAAAAACTTCAGGCAAAAGGTGATATTGCCTTTATTAGATTGATTGATCTTGAATCGCGGCTCAAAGAACAGGAGGCAGGTGTGGTCGCTGCCCTGCAAGAACTTAAAATTGCCCAACAAAATTTGGATATTAATAAAGTTTTGGCAGCTGAAGCCATTTACAAGAAGGCGCGATACATGTATGAACATACTACTGTACTCGCTCCGGCTGATGGTTATATTACTAATTTTAATCTCCGTCGAGGGCAATACATAAAAATTGGTGAAGGCCTTTTTACTCTCATAGAAACAAGCCGTTGGTGGGTAGTGACCCGTTATAGGGAAACGGCAATAAGGCTCATTAAGCCTGGCGATAAGGCAAGGATTACTATAGATATGTACCCAGGAAAAGTCTTTCATGGCCATGTTCAAAGTATTGGTTGGGGAATTAATCGAGTTCAAGCAGGGGATGTTGCCCCTTCGACTTTACCCTATTTAGAAGCAACTGAGGACTGGATTAAAATCGCACAGCGATTCCCTGTGCGTATTTACATCGATGATTTGAGTGCCGAATACCCATTGAGAATAGGTGCTAGTGCTAAGACGTTAACTTATCGCTGA
- a CDS encoding helix-turn-helix domain-containing protein has translation MAILINLDVMMAKRKCRLKELAEAIGITEANLSILKNGKAKAIRFSTLDAICTYLDCQPGDIVEYRKE, from the coding sequence ATGGCTATACTTATTAATTTGGACGTGATGATGGCAAAACGCAAATGCCGGCTTAAAGAATTAGCAGAAGCGATAGGAATTACCGAAGCTAATTTATCTATTTTAAAAAATGGAAAAGCTAAAGCCATCCGATTTTCTACGCTTGATGCTATTTGCACTTATTTAGATTGCCAACCCGGGGATATTGTTGAATACCGTAAGGAGTGA
- a CDS encoding MFS transporter — MHKENSLSAMFPLFLVLFIDGMGLGLLFPILNTILIEPQAGFLPVDTSLSLRDFYYGLTIGIFMICWFFGAAILGDLSDNVGRKKSLMICLIGAFFGYFLSALAIVCHNFWLLILGRIIAGFTSGSQPIAQAAIVDVSSEDHKARNIGLILLSVSLGFVFGPVFGGLLSDNRWVSWFNFETPMYFAAALSLVNAFLLQWSFRETFVKANNHKLAIRWHHAVHIFISAFQHDSIKKYSFVLLVMIFGWSNYFSFISMYLSQVYHYSTMENSFFLALMGLGFSLGCGSIVNYCTKRYSFDRIVIVGLTITATLVLLTLLVNQEWVAWLAALLIGVSLSVAYSVLLTIFSNQVNENEQGWVMGVTGSVMALCFGLTSIFTGFIAQVGAVLPMMLATIGLAGSAGILLLIKLSSSNKISEKMANPNLDEAPPSI; from the coding sequence ATGCATAAAGAAAATTCACTGTCGGCCATGTTTCCACTTTTCCTTGTTCTATTCATTGATGGTATGGGACTGGGGCTGTTATTCCCAATTCTCAATACCATTCTCATAGAACCGCAAGCAGGGTTTTTGCCGGTTGATACAAGCTTAAGCTTACGGGATTTTTATTATGGTTTAACCATTGGTATTTTTATGATTTGTTGGTTTTTCGGCGCAGCTATTTTAGGTGATTTATCAGATAATGTAGGTCGAAAAAAATCATTGATGATCTGTCTTATCGGTGCTTTCTTTGGTTATTTCTTATCAGCCCTTGCGATTGTGTGCCATAATTTTTGGCTGCTGATTTTAGGACGCATCATTGCAGGATTTACTTCAGGCAGCCAACCCATAGCGCAAGCTGCAATTGTGGATGTCAGTTCGGAGGACCACAAAGCGCGTAATATTGGGCTTATCCTTCTATCGGTATCCTTAGGTTTTGTGTTTGGCCCTGTCTTTGGCGGATTACTGTCAGATAATCGCTGGGTATCCTGGTTTAACTTTGAGACGCCAATGTATTTTGCAGCTGCTTTGTCCTTGGTCAATGCTTTTTTATTGCAATGGTCATTCCGGGAAACATTTGTCAAAGCCAACAACCATAAGCTCGCCATTCGATGGCATCATGCCGTGCACATTTTTATTTCGGCATTTCAGCACGATTCGATAAAAAAATACTCTTTTGTTTTGCTTGTCATGATTTTTGGTTGGTCAAATTATTTCTCATTCATCTCAATGTACCTATCACAAGTTTACCATTACTCAACTATGGAAAATTCATTTTTCCTGGCTCTAATGGGACTTGGATTTAGTTTAGGTTGCGGATCCATTGTGAATTATTGCACCAAGCGTTATTCTTTCGATCGAATAGTCATTGTTGGGTTAACCATCACAGCCACTTTAGTCTTGTTAACATTACTCGTTAACCAAGAATGGGTAGCCTGGCTTGCCGCGTTATTGATCGGCGTTAGCTTATCTGTCGCCTATTCGGTCTTACTTACTATTTTTTCTAACCAAGTTAATGAAAACGAACAAGGTTGGGTCATGGGTGTAACTGGCTCAGTTATGGCACTCTGCTTTGGTTTGACTTCAATTTTTACAGGCTTCATTGCGCAAGTTGGTGCTGTCTTACCGATGATGCTGGCTACAATTGGTTTAGCAGGAAGCGCTGGGATCTTATTGCTTATCAAATTAAGCAGCTCAAATAAGATAAGCGAGAAGATGGCTAATCCCAATTTAGATGAAGCCCCTCCTTCCATTTAA
- a CDS encoding CatB-related O-acetyltransferase, producing MTKTAEKHWSLVEFLHESVRNPNIHIKGKHSYYSNAWTGSFEDSVVRYLYGDQYSLNHWEPQWQIDQLYIGDYVCIAAEAIIMLGGNHNHRMDWFCLYPFADYYAQSYEGRGDTVIKDGVWLGMRSIIMPGVTIGEGAIVAANSVVTKDVEPYSIVAGSPAKLVKKRFEDNVIERIQKLDIYSWDETKFNRLKRYLCSNDIDALEEQHRNYDAALI from the coding sequence ATGACAAAAACAGCAGAGAAACATTGGTCTTTAGTTGAATTTCTACATGAGAGTGTAAGAAACCCCAATATTCATATTAAAGGTAAGCATAGCTACTACAGTAATGCTTGGACAGGAAGCTTTGAGGACTCAGTTGTCAGATACCTTTATGGCGACCAATACAGTTTAAACCATTGGGAGCCACAATGGCAAATTGATCAACTATATATCGGTGATTATGTGTGTATAGCAGCCGAAGCCATCATTATGTTAGGGGGGAATCATAATCATCGCATGGACTGGTTCTGTTTATACCCTTTTGCAGATTATTATGCTCAATCTTATGAGGGAAGAGGCGATACAGTGATTAAGGATGGAGTATGGCTTGGAATGCGCTCAATCATCATGCCCGGTGTAACGATTGGCGAAGGCGCTATTGTGGCTGCGAATAGTGTAGTGACTAAGGATGTTGAACCTTATAGTATTGTTGCAGGCAGCCCAGCTAAATTAGTCAAAAAACGGTTTGAAGACAACGTGATTGAGCGGATTCAAAAGTTAGATATTTATTCTTGGGATGAAACAAAATTTAATCGTTTAAAAAGATATCTTTGCAGTAATGACATTGATGCTTTAGAAGAGCAACACAGGAATTACGATGCGGCATTAATTTAA
- a CDS encoding FUSC family protein, producing the protein MAEVRIIKIIPKTLENRAALRTAIATLIAVLIAFFLHLDRPYWSGMTVVILANVYTGSIIDKAILRIIGTVIGAWIGYFLAGLVVNSLLLYFLANFLLISLAVYYYNFSPHAYAYLLGALAAFFVISQLAISSEDAFYVAIWRSIEIGLGVLVSAAAALFIFPNNIQDNLIKDVNSIFDQINNLFDNLSKSLLDGEANFQEISAGSFQLRKTIKKSTEIIGFMRRELGIKRERIDQFRVFLDQFHSLSRTITYFISSYQQQNAENTIRLLAKPMAEVFSAAKHDLQVLKRAFFSAEGGQNNLEMEAKLANLQQEITNQSMKLNEEVLLVTPISDFLNVLSLLQRINSVIINLGNVLIHRQKPIRQEVKWITSQQQLRNDSDIIFSSIKTGLAAILALGFWLFTNWPNGLPGIVSSIVISLKKNLFEMSNISVHRLLGWMIGASVVLFPLAFFSLELYSFMLILFLSIWGFSYFSFKYIPYGYIGLQANIVIIIFMAQAGGPPTELEPAMERLAGIVIGIVSSFLVGNVLWRTDYFSILVRHLHKLYRFLIYNMSQLLQFEPSKARLYDLTGLFWLCRGLLEAFPESHFKGKKQQRIIHARKNFEQMVLIQAIIGHINDAIDRNGAHATAASYGVNLKELEDAVVGLYHADTEEEKIQLHQRLEENLGKFDLGIQYAKSPTNELTNCIAYINALNQLKFSQLAN; encoded by the coding sequence ATCGCTGAGGTTAGAATTATTAAGATAATTCCCAAGACCCTGGAAAATAGAGCTGCACTACGAACAGCGATTGCTACGTTAATCGCTGTCCTCATCGCTTTTTTTCTGCATTTGGATAGACCTTACTGGTCAGGAATGACTGTGGTAATTCTTGCTAATGTGTATACCGGTAGTATCATCGACAAGGCCATATTACGCATTATTGGAACAGTTATTGGCGCTTGGATTGGTTATTTTTTAGCAGGCTTAGTTGTCAATAGCCTTCTTCTTTATTTTCTTGCCAATTTTTTACTAATTAGTCTTGCAGTTTATTACTATAATTTTAGTCCGCATGCCTATGCCTATTTGTTAGGTGCATTAGCAGCATTTTTTGTCATTTCGCAGCTGGCTATCTCATCAGAAGATGCTTTTTATGTTGCCATTTGGCGGTCGATCGAAATCGGATTAGGTGTTCTTGTTTCCGCAGCAGCAGCTTTATTCATTTTTCCTAATAATATCCAAGATAATTTAATTAAAGATGTGAATTCAATATTCGATCAAATAAATAATTTGTTTGATAACTTGAGTAAATCACTACTTGATGGCGAAGCTAATTTTCAGGAAATTTCAGCAGGGAGTTTTCAACTGAGAAAGACTATAAAAAAATCAACTGAAATTATAGGTTTCATGCGGCGGGAGTTAGGAATTAAGAGGGAGAGGATTGATCAGTTTAGGGTGTTTCTCGATCAATTTCATAGCCTTAGCCGTACAATCACGTATTTCATTTCTTCATACCAACAACAAAATGCAGAAAATACTATTAGATTGCTTGCCAAACCTATGGCTGAGGTTTTTTCTGCCGCCAAGCATGATTTACAAGTTCTAAAACGAGCGTTCTTTTCGGCAGAGGGAGGACAAAACAATTTAGAAATGGAAGCTAAGTTAGCCAATTTGCAGCAAGAAATTACCAATCAGTCGATGAAGCTTAATGAAGAAGTGCTTTTAGTTACACCCATCAGCGATTTTCTTAATGTGCTGTCATTATTGCAGAGAATTAACTCAGTGATTATCAATTTAGGTAATGTTTTAATTCATCGTCAAAAACCAATAAGGCAGGAGGTTAAGTGGATCACCAGCCAGCAACAATTACGGAATGATTCCGATATCATCTTTAGCAGTATTAAAACGGGGTTAGCTGCCATACTGGCGCTTGGCTTTTGGTTATTCACTAATTGGCCCAATGGGTTACCTGGGATAGTTTCAAGCATTGTGATTTCTTTGAAAAAAAACTTGTTTGAAATGAGTAACATTAGCGTGCATCGTTTACTTGGTTGGATGATAGGGGCAAGTGTCGTTTTGTTTCCTTTGGCTTTCTTTTCCTTAGAGCTTTACAGTTTTATGCTTATTCTGTTTCTTTCTATTTGGGGGTTTTCCTATTTTTCATTTAAATACATACCCTATGGCTATATTGGCTTACAAGCCAATATTGTCATCATCATTTTTATGGCCCAGGCAGGCGGTCCTCCCACGGAACTTGAACCCGCTATGGAGAGATTAGCAGGGATAGTTATTGGCATTGTGTCGAGCTTCTTAGTAGGTAATGTGCTTTGGCGAACGGACTACTTCTCTATACTAGTAAGGCATCTGCATAAACTCTATCGCTTTCTCATCTATAACATGAGCCAGTTATTGCAATTTGAACCAAGTAAAGCACGATTGTACGACTTAACAGGACTTTTTTGGTTATGTCGTGGTTTACTAGAAGCGTTCCCAGAAAGCCATTTTAAGGGGAAAAAACAACAACGAATAATTCATGCAAGAAAAAATTTTGAGCAGATGGTTTTGATACAAGCCATAATAGGCCATATCAATGATGCCATTGATAGGAATGGAGCGCATGCAACTGCTGCCAGCTATGGTGTTAATTTAAAAGAGTTAGAGGATGCTGTTGTTGGACTTTATCATGCAGATACCGAAGAAGAAAAGATACAACTTCACCAACGACTCGAGGAAAATTTAGGAAAATTTGATCTCGGTATCCAATATGCAAAATCACCTACTAATGAATTAACCAATTGTATCGCCTACATTAATGCCTTAAATCAATTAAAATTTTCCCAATTAGCTAACTAA
- a CDS encoding type IV pilus twitching motility protein PilT, whose protein sequence is MDFNGLLECAINNNASDLHLSAGLPPVIRVDGDLKKLNWPVLDQEYMSNFVQGMMNEAQRAIFKRQLQIDFAIQFNDHYRLRSNIFVQARGISAVFRIIPTSIKTLEELGFPAVSKKIVSCPNGLVLITGASGSGKSTTLAAFIHYMNSHFYQHIITLEDPIEFIYESNKCLIHQREIHRDALHFSAALRSALREDPDIILLGELRDPETIRLAITAAETGHLVFATLHTNSSAKALNRIIDVFPGDEKTVIRTMLSESLQAVITQALLKKTGGGRIAAFEIMLCTPAIRNLIRENKIAQIYSVIQTGQNMGMQTLEQHVRKLVSSQLVPTEIELFY, encoded by the coding sequence ATGGACTTCAATGGATTGCTTGAGTGTGCAATAAATAATAATGCCTCGGATTTGCATTTGTCTGCGGGTTTACCCCCTGTGATTCGTGTCGATGGTGATCTAAAAAAACTCAATTGGCCTGTCTTAGATCAAGAATACATGAGCAATTTTGTTCAAGGTATGATGAACGAGGCACAACGGGCTATTTTCAAGAGGCAGCTCCAAATCGATTTCGCAATCCAATTTAATGATCACTACCGATTAAGAAGCAATATTTTTGTTCAAGCCCGAGGCATCAGTGCGGTTTTTCGTATTATTCCAACAAGCATTAAGACGCTTGAAGAATTGGGTTTTCCTGCTGTTTCCAAGAAAATTGTGTCTTGTCCTAACGGATTAGTTTTAATTACTGGCGCTTCGGGCTCTGGTAAAAGCACCACTCTTGCCGCCTTTATTCACTATATGAATTCACATTTTTATCAACACATTATTACCTTGGAGGATCCGATCGAATTTATCTATGAAAGTAACAAATGCCTGATTCATCAACGTGAAATTCACCGCGATGCCCTTCATTTTTCTGCAGCGCTGCGTTCGGCTTTGCGGGAAGACCCTGATATTATTTTGCTTGGAGAGTTGCGCGATCCTGAAACAATTCGTCTTGCGATTACTGCTGCTGAAACAGGACATCTTGTTTTTGCGACACTGCATACGAATTCGTCGGCGAAAGCCCTTAATAGAATTATCGACGTCTTTCCTGGTGATGAGAAAACAGTAATAAGAACCATGTTATCTGAATCATTACAAGCAGTGATTACTCAGGCGTTGTTGAAAAAAACAGGCGGTGGACGTATTGCTGCCTTTGAGATAATGCTGTGTACACCTGCAATTCGCAACTTAATTCGTGAAAATAAAATTGCACAAATCTATTCTGTCATCCAAACTGGTCAAAACATGGGGATGCAGACTTTAGAGCAGCACGTAAGGAAGTTGGTTTCAAGTCAGTTAGTGCCCACAGAAATTGAACTGTTTTATTGA